From Cannabis sativa cultivar Pink pepper isolate KNU-18-1 chromosome 8, ASM2916894v1, whole genome shotgun sequence, a single genomic window includes:
- the LOC115699984 gene encoding protein ALP1-like isoform X2 → MKNYSVDCMNNGKFLLLNYCHCRIMARLTVSERQILRKKKIITLYMYWMNVLHVVEWFFKLWEKIIEHSIESSSLGRQLYILDIFVNRQIVHQIAYESDVICFDQLRMNRKAFSTLCIMLETRGGLKASKYLQVDEQVAMFLHVIAHHVKNRVVRFRFMRSGETISKYFHNVLHSIIRLHGELLKRPEPVLENSTDERWKWFKNCLGALDGTHIRVRVPMNDKPKYRTRKGEIATNVLGVCSQDLQFIYVLPGWEGSAADGRVLRDAIRRTNGLCVPNDAGYTNCKGFLAPYRGQRYHLNQWEDGNPPRNSQEFFNMKHSSARNVIERCFGAIKSRWAILRSPSFYPIKTQNRIILACCLLHNFIRREMPTDNTYMHSENEINSGDEEDVDGSIRSIEASEEWTTFRNNLAHEMYSEWRERRRAS, encoded by the exons ATGAAGAATTATTCAGTGGATTGTATGAATAATGGTAAGTTTCTTTTGCTCAATTATTGTCATTGTAGGATAATGGCTCGCTTAACTGTAAGTGAAAGACAAATTTTGAGAAAGAAGAAGATCATAACTCTTTATATGTATTGGATGAATGTGTTGCATGTAGTGGAAtggttttttaaattatgggaaaaaattattgaacatAGTATTGAATCAAGCTCTTTGGGAAGACAATTATACATACTTGATATTTTTGTCAATAGGCAAATTGTGCACCAAATAGCTTATGAGAGTGATGTCATTTGTTTTGATCAACTTAGGATGAATAGGAAAGCATTTAGCACTTTATGCATAATGCTTGAAACTAGGGGTGGGTTAAAAGCATCTAAATATTTACAAGTAGATGAACAAGTGGCTATGTTTTTACATGTAATTGCTCATCATGTGAAAAATAGAGTCGTTAGATTTCGATTTATGAGATCGGGTGAGACAATTAGCAAATATTTTCATAATGTGTTACATTCAATCATTCGGCTACATGGAGAGTTATTGAAAAGACCTGAACCTGTTCTTGAAAATTCAACAGATGAGAGGTGGAAATGGTTCaag AATTGCTTAGGAGCACTAGATGGAACTCATATTAGAGTGAGAGTACCTATGAATGATAAACCAAAATATCGTACTCGAAAAGGTGAAATAGCTACAAATGTCTTAGGTGTATGCTCCCAAGACTTGCAATTCATATATGTGTTACCTGGTTGGGAAGGCTCTGCAGCAGATGGTAGAGTTTTACGTGATGCCATACGTAGAACAAATGGTTTGTGTGTTCCAAATG ATGCTGGATATACTAATTGTAAGGGATTTCTTGCTCCATATCGAGGCCAACGTTATCACCTCAACCAATGGGAAGATGGAAATCCTCCTAGAAATTCACAAGAATTTTTTAATATGAAGCATTCATCTGCTAGGAATGTCATTGAGAGATGTTTTGGTGCAATTAAGAGTCGATGGGCAATTCTTAGGAGTCCGTCATTCTATCCAATAAAGACTCAAAATCGAATCATTTTGGCATGTTGTTTGCTTCACAATTTTATTAGAAGAGAAATGCCTACTGATAATACTTATATGCATTCAGAGAATGAGATTAACAGTGGAGATGAAGAAGATGTTGATGGATCCATAAGAAGTATTGAAGCTTCTGAAGAGTGGACAACGTTTAGAAACAATTTAGCACATGAGATGTATAGTGAATGGAGGGAACGTAGGAGAGCAagctag
- the LOC115699984 gene encoding protein ALP1-like isoform X1, with translation MNNGKFLLLNYCHCRIMARLTVSERQILRKKKIITLYMYWMNVLHVVEWFFKLWEKIIEHSIESSSLGRQLYILDIFVNRQIVHQIAYESDVICFDQLRMNRKAFSTLCIMLETRGGLKASKYLQVDEQVAMFLHVIAHHVKNRVVRFRFMRSGETISKYFHNVLHSIIRLHGELLKRPEPVLENSTDERWKWFKNCLGALDGTHIRVRVPMNDKPKYRTRKGEIATNVLGVCSQDLQFIYVLPGWEGSAADGRVLRDAIRRTNGLCVPNGYYYLVDAGYTNCKGFLAPYRGQRYHLNQWEDGNPPRNSQEFFNMKHSSARNVIERCFGAIKSRWAILRSPSFYPIKTQNRIILACCLLHNFIRREMPTDNTYMHSENEINSGDEEDVDGSIRSIEASEEWTTFRNNLAHEMYSEWRERRRAS, from the exons ATGAATAATGGTAAGTTTCTTTTGCTCAATTATTGTCATTGTAGGATAATGGCTCGCTTAACTGTAAGTGAAAGACAAATTTTGAGAAAGAAGAAGATCATAACTCTTTATATGTATTGGATGAATGTGTTGCATGTAGTGGAAtggttttttaaattatgggaaaaaattattgaacatAGTATTGAATCAAGCTCTTTGGGAAGACAATTATACATACTTGATATTTTTGTCAATAGGCAAATTGTGCACCAAATAGCTTATGAGAGTGATGTCATTTGTTTTGATCAACTTAGGATGAATAGGAAAGCATTTAGCACTTTATGCATAATGCTTGAAACTAGGGGTGGGTTAAAAGCATCTAAATATTTACAAGTAGATGAACAAGTGGCTATGTTTTTACATGTAATTGCTCATCATGTGAAAAATAGAGTCGTTAGATTTCGATTTATGAGATCGGGTGAGACAATTAGCAAATATTTTCATAATGTGTTACATTCAATCATTCGGCTACATGGAGAGTTATTGAAAAGACCTGAACCTGTTCTTGAAAATTCAACAGATGAGAGGTGGAAATGGTTCaag AATTGCTTAGGAGCACTAGATGGAACTCATATTAGAGTGAGAGTACCTATGAATGATAAACCAAAATATCGTACTCGAAAAGGTGAAATAGCTACAAATGTCTTAGGTGTATGCTCCCAAGACTTGCAATTCATATATGTGTTACCTGGTTGGGAAGGCTCTGCAGCAGATGGTAGAGTTTTACGTGATGCCATACGTAGAACAAATGGTTTGTGTGTTCCAAATG gttaTTATTACCTTGTAGATGCTGGATATACTAATTGTAAGGGATTTCTTGCTCCATATCGAGGCCAACGTTATCACCTCAACCAATGGGAAGATGGAAATCCTCCTAGAAATTCACAAGAATTTTTTAATATGAAGCATTCATCTGCTAGGAATGTCATTGAGAGATGTTTTGGTGCAATTAAGAGTCGATGGGCAATTCTTAGGAGTCCGTCATTCTATCCAATAAAGACTCAAAATCGAATCATTTTGGCATGTTGTTTGCTTCACAATTTTATTAGAAGAGAAATGCCTACTGATAATACTTATATGCATTCAGAGAATGAGATTAACAGTGGAGATGAAGAAGATGTTGATGGATCCATAAGAAGTATTGAAGCTTCTGAAGAGTGGACAACGTTTAGAAACAATTTAGCACATGAGATGTATAGTGAATGGAGGGAACGTAGGAGAGCAagctag